The window ACGCGAAGCTCTCCGGGAAAGCCAGCATGCTCGACGCGCGCGGCTTGGCCGGTTCGCTGGATGAGGTACGTCCCGCGGTCTTACTGGCGTCGTCGAGCAGCTTCTCGACGCGCACCAGGATATCGGCGCCGCGCTTGGTCAGCACCGGCGGCGGGCCGGGCTTGGCGTCGGGCGCGCTGGAGGCGACGTTGGCGGCCGCCGCTGTTGCGGGCAGCTTGGTGCCGGCGCCGATGCCGGGGATTTCCTTGATCTCGATGCCCTGATGCGCAGCGACCATGATGTCGTGCCAGGTCTGTGCCGGCATCGCGCCGCCGGTCAGGCGGTTGGTCGGCGAGTAATCGTCGTTGCCGTACCACACTGCGCAGGTGAAGTTGCCGGTGTAGCCGACGAACCAGGCGTCGCGATACGCATTGGTGGTGCCGGTCTTGCCGGCGGTGGGAATGCCATCGAGCGCAGCGCGGCGCGCGGTGCCCTCAGAGACCACGTGGCTCATCATACCCGCCATGTCGGCGGCGACCGAGGCCGGGATCGCTTGCAGCGGCTTCTTGCCGTCGCGGTCGAAGCGCCAGACCAGATCGCCGGCGCCGGTGCGGACTTCCAGCACCGCATGCGGCGTCACCGACTTGCCCTTGTTGGGGAAGGTGACATAGGCGACGGCATGTTCGAGCACGCTGACTTCGGCCGAGCCGATCGGCAGCGACGGCGTATCGAGCAGCGGCGCCTTGATGCCGAAGCGGCGCGCCACTTCGACAATCTTGGCGCGGCCGGCCTTGGCCGGGTTGGGCGACTTGCCGCCGAGGGCGATTGAGATCTTCACCGGCACCACGTTGATGGAATGGGTGATCGCCTGGGTCAGCGTCACCGCGCCGGAATAAGAGTGGCCGTAATTCTGCGGGCACCAGTTGCCGATGCAGACCGGGCCATCGACGATGATCGAGGTTGGCTTGAAGCCGTTCAGCAAGGCGGTGGTGTAGACGTAGGGCTTGAACGACGAGCCGGGCTGCCGCATCGCATCGACCGCGCGGTTGAACTGGCTGGCGCCGTAGTCGCGGCCGCCGACCATGGCGCGGACGCCGCCGTCGAGATCGGAGACCACGGTCGCCGCCTGTGTCGCGTGATAGTCGCGGCCGAACTGGCGCAGCTGGTTTTCGATCGCGGCGTCGGCGGCGTGCTGCACATTCATGTCGATGGCGGTGCGGACCACGAAGACGCGCTCGGAATAGGATTTCGGAAACGTATCGACGAGGCGGCGCATTTCGTCGAACGCCCAGTCGAGATAGTAATTCGGCGAATTCTCGTCGCGGCGATCGACGGCGGTGGCGGGATTACGCCGGGCGCCGAACACCTGGCCTTCGGTCATGAAGCCGGCATCGACGAGGTTGTCGAGCACCTGGTTGGCGCGGGCGCGCGCGGCGGGCAGGTTGATGTGCGGTGCGTATTTGGTTGGCGCCTTGAACAGGCCGGCCAGCATCGCGGCTTCCGCCAGATTCACGTCGCGCGCCGACTTGTTGAAGTAGAAATGCGCGGCGCCATCGACACCGAAGGTGCCGCCGCCCATGTAAGCGCGGTCGAGATAGAGTTTCAGGATCTCGTTCTTGGTCAGCCGGGTCTCCAGCCAGATCGCGAGAAACGCTTCGTTGACCTTGCGCTCGATGGTGCGCTCGTTCGACAGGAACAGGTTTTTCGCCAGCTGCTGCGTCAGCGACGAGCCGCCCTGGCGGACGCCGCCGGCCTGCGCATTGGTGACCAGCGCGCGCGCGGTGCCGGCAATGTCGATGCCGAAGTGGTCATAGAAGCGGCGGTCCTCGGTGGCCAAGGTCGCCTTGATCAGGTTATCCGGAAAATCTTCCAGCGGAATCGAGTCATTGTGCTTGATGCCGCGGCTGCCGATCGGCGTGCCGTAGCGATCGAGAAACGTCACCGCAAGATCGGATTTCTTCAGCCAGTCGTCGTCGGCGGTTTCGCGAAACGCCGGCTGCGCCAGCGCCAGCATCAGGATCAGGCCGCCGAGCCCGATGGTGGCGGCTTCGGACAACGGTTCGATGAACACCCAGCGCTTCCAGCGGCCGACATAGAAGCGGTCCATGAAAGTGGAGTAGCGCTCCCAGAGTTCGCGGGCGCCGACGGCGGAGGAGAACAGCGTGGAGTCGATGCGCGCATCGAAGTCCAGCAGAAAATGCCGGATCTTCGTCTTCCATGCGGATGGCACGATCTGGCGCACCGGGGCCCTTGGTCTGTTGCAGCGCTCAAGCGCCACCCCCTTGGGCACCGCCGAGACGTCTTGCTGAAGTGTTGCGGCAATCCCAAGGCGCTTTTACGAGAACGCGCTGCCCTTGGGAGAGTCGTCCAAGTTCTAGCCGAGCGCGGCCGACAAACCAATGGCAATGCTGGCATTTCGCGGAGCAGGGCTAACGTAAATCCGGGGCTTTGCCCGTTGTTTGCGCGGGCCTCGCGGCGATGTTGCTTGCAGAGCCGGCCTTGCACCCCCTAGAAGGGCACTTCACCCATTTTTGGATCGATTTGCACGGCATGACAGCGCGTCCCCCGCGGCCCTCCGCTCAAGAGGGAATGTTCTGGAAAACCAAGACGTTGGAACAGATGTCCGGCGCCGAATGGGAAAGCCTGTGCGACGGCTGCGCGCGCTGCTGTCTGGAAAAGCTCGAAGACGTGGATACCGGCAAGATCTATTACACTCACGTTTCCTGCAAATTGCTCGATGCCGGGCTGTGCGCTTGCAAGGACTATGCGAACCGCTCCGACCAGGTTCCCGACTGCGTGCGGCTGACGCCGGAGAACGTCCGCACCCTGAACTGGCTGCCGCCAAGCTGCGGCTACAAGCTGGTGGCCGAAGGCCGCGACCTCTATTGGTGGCACCCGCTGATATCAGGCAACCCGAATACCGTTCACGAGGCCGGCGTCTCTGTCCGCGGCCGGGTCCAGGGCACCGAAGATACGGTGGCAGACGACGACCTGCAGGATCACATGGTGACCTGGCCGGGCGTGCTGCCGCGGCGCGCGAAGCTGAAGAAGCGGCCGGCGTAAGGCGGGGCGCTTAGCGCCGCCCGTTGACGACTATCACGCAATTGCGACGTGACCTCTGCGGGACGCTCCCATGCATGCAAACCACTGTTGCGAGGGGGATTCGCAGGATAAATTACTCCTATCCAAGTTTCCGCGCGGCCATTCCGTCGCCAAGCTTTTTTGAATCTAGTCTCCATGAACAAGATTGAACGACAGAGCCGCGCAGCGGCCGATCAACAGCCATTGTCCGAGGAGATTGCGCAGGAGCTGGCGCGGTTACCGACCGAAGTCATCGATATCAACGATGCGCCGTCGATCGCGCCGAAGCCGCCGCTGACGCAGCGCGAAGTCCGCACCATCCTGATGAGCCTGCTGCTGACGATGTTTCTGGCCGCGCTTGACCAGACCATCGTCGCGACCGCGCTGCCGACCATCGGCCGCCAGTTCGGCGACGTCACCAATCTGTCGTGGGTGATCACCGCCTATCTGCTGGCCTCGACCGCGGTGGCGCCGGTATTCGGCACACTCAGCGACATCTACGGCCGCCGCGCCATGATCGTCACCGCGATATCGCTGTTCGTCGCGGGCTCGGTGATGTGCGCGCTGGCGCCGAACATGCTGGTGCTGATCGTCGCGCGCGGCCTGCAGGGCCTTGGCGGCGGCGGCATCCTGCCGATCGTGCAGACGGTGATTTCCGATGTGGTGACGCCGCGCGAGCGCGGCCAGTACCAGGCCTATTTCAGCGGCGTCTGGGTCGCGGCCGGCATCGGCGGCCCGATCCTTGGCGGGCTGTTCGCCGAACACCTGCACTGGTCGATGATCTTCTGGATCAACCTGCCGCTCGGCGTCGCCTCGCTGGGGATGCTGCTGCCGAAGATGAAGAAGATTCCGGTGTTTCACCGCAGGCGCAAGGTCGACTGGCTCGGTGGCCTGCTGCTGATGGCCTCGGCGCTGGTTTTCATGCTGGTGCTGACCTGGGGCGGCACGCGGTTCTCGTGGGCGTCGCCGACCATCGTCGCAATGATCGGCGCCGCCGGCGTGATGGCTTTCGCCTTCGTCTGGCATGCGCTGCATACCGATGAGCCGTTCCTGCCGCTGCAGCTGATGTCCGGCTCGGTGGTGCCTTTTGCGATGGCCGCCGGCGGTTGCGCCATGGGCGCGATGATCGGGCTCACCGTGCACATGCCGCTGTATTATGAAGTCGTCTATGGCCTCACCGCCGGCGAAGCCGGGATGGCGCTGATTCCGATCGCCGCGGTCTCGGTGGCCGGCGCGGCATTTGCCGGCCGCACCATGACGCGTGCCAAGCATTACAAGCGCGTGGCGATTATCGGCACTGCGAGTTCGGCGCTGATGGGCCTGCTGCTGGCATTGGCGACGCCATTGCCGTTGTGGGCGCTGCTCACGGTGCTGGGCGTTTTCTCCATCGGGCTCGGCACCGCGTTTCCGGTCACCGTGGTCTCGATCCAGAACGCGGTGGCGCGGGCGCAGGTCGGCACCGCCACCGGCGCGATGAACTTCTTCCGCGCGCTGATGGCATCGTTCACCGTGGCGGCATTCACCACCATCCTGCTGATGGCGCTCGGCACCGATATCTCGGTCAATGGCGAGCACGCCGGCAGTGCGCATGCGATCGCCTCTGCCGACATGGTGACGGCGTTCCGCTACGTGTTCGAGGCCGCCGCGGCGCTGCTCGCATTGGCAGCAGTGTTCCTGACGCTGATGGAAGAGCGGCCGCTGGCAGGGCCGGCGAAGAAGGCCGCGCCGGTGCTGGCGGAGTAGGGCGGGCCTCGGCGAAGCCCGGCGGCGCGTGCGTCGGCGGTAGGCAACGGTCGTGCGGACGACCCGCCCGAGTAAATCCCGGAGATCGCGGGAAGTCAGCAACGCCACCTGCAACGAATTGCCCGGGCCACCTTCGGTTGCGCTAGGGTGAAGGCGATTCGTCGCTCGGCCGATACGCTGCCGGACAGGCGCAGACTTCGGGCCCGGGGACAGCGACGTGAAACATCTGCAGATCGGCGCGGTCGGTAACATGACGCGCCCCGGCGTCGTCGCTGCGTTGCAGCCATCCTCTCGTGGCCTTCGTTACCACCTCAAACGTCACCAACTCGGCGTCGCGCTCGCCGCGCTGCTGCTCGACGGGACTTCCGCCCTGGCGGAGGGCGGAGCGGGTGGCAACGGTGTGCCGATCCTATCGCTTCTCGCCTATCAACTGACCGCCGGCGGTGCCGGCGGCAGCGATGGTGCGGCCGGCGGCAGCGGCGGGAGCTCTGCGTTCTGCGCCGTGGGCGGTGCGGGCGGTGGCGGCGGCGGCGCCGGTGGCGGGCTCGGCGGTAACGGCGGCAGCACCCCACAGGCCAGTGGCGGCACTTCCGGCGCCAACGGGGCCAACGCAGGCCCCTCCTGTGGTGGCGGCGGAGGTGGCGGCGGCGGCATAGGCGGCGCCAACGGACAGAGCGTCGCCGGCCCGCTGACGATCAATTCGTCGATTTCGGGCGGCACCGGGGGCGCGGGTGGCAATGGCGGCAATGGCGGTGCCGCGGGCACGACCTCCGGCGTCATTGGCACCGGCAGTGGCGGCGGCGGGGGCGGCGGTGCCGGCGGCAACGCCGTGTCGGTCACCGGCGCCAGCGTGGTCTCTGTCGCCAGCACGGCGGTGCTCAGCGGCGGCAATGGCGGCGGCGGCGGCAATGCCGGCAATCTATATCCGTACACCGAAACCTTCTGGGCCAGCGGCGCCGGTGGCAATGGCGGTGACGGCGGCGCCGGCATCGCCTTCAGCGCCAGCGGTGCGACGCTGGTCAATGCCGGGACGATCCAGGGCGGCACCGGCGGGACGTTCGGGCAGGGCCCGCTACAATATCCGCCATCGGGCTGGGGCCTCGGCGGTCTCGGCGGCGCCGGCGTCACCGGCGCGGACCTCACGATCATCAACAGCGGCAGCATCGGTTCAGGCGTCTCCGCCACCGGCGGCCTCGGCAACGCCATCGTCTTCACCGGCGGCAGCAACCTGCTGACCATGTCGGGCGGCGCCACGCTGACCGGCAATCTCGTCATCGCCTCCGGCCTGATGACGCTGGCGCAGCCGAGCGAGAGCTGGACCTATGCGAACACGATCACCGGCAACGGCGCGGTAGCGATCGCGACCGCCGCCAATACGATGGTGACGTTGAGCGGCGCCAACAGCTACAGCGGCGGCACCACCGTCACATCGGGCAGCACGCTGGCGATCGGTAATCCACAATCCATCGGCAGCGGCGTCCTGACGCTCCAGGGCGGCGGCACCTTGAGCCTGACGGCGCCCGGCATGAGC is drawn from Nitrobacteraceae bacterium AZCC 2146 and contains these coding sequences:
- a CDS encoding penicillin-binding protein 1A (product_source=KO:K05366; cath_funfam=1.10.3810.10,3.40.710.10; cog=COG0744; ko=KO:K05366; pfam=PF00905,PF00912; superfamily=56601; tigrfam=TIGR02074; transmembrane_helix_parts=Inside_1_56,TMhelix_57_79,Outside_80_760) — protein: MRQIVPSAWKTKIRHFLLDFDARIDSTLFSSAVGARELWERYSTFMDRFYVGRWKRWVFIEPLSEAATIGLGGLILMLALAQPAFRETADDDWLKKSDLAVTFLDRYGTPIGSRGIKHNDSIPLEDFPDNLIKATLATEDRRFYDHFGIDIAGTARALVTNAQAGGVRQGGSSLTQQLAKNLFLSNERTIERKVNEAFLAIWLETRLTKNEILKLYLDRAYMGGGTFGVDGAAHFYFNKSARDVNLAEAAMLAGLFKAPTKYAPHINLPAARARANQVLDNLVDAGFMTEGQVFGARRNPATAVDRRDENSPNYYLDWAFDEMRRLVDTFPKSYSERVFVVRTAIDMNVQHAADAAIENQLRQFGRDYHATQAATVVSDLDGGVRAMVGGRDYGASQFNRAVDAMRQPGSSFKPYVYTTALLNGFKPTSIIVDGPVCIGNWCPQNYGHSYSGAVTLTQAITHSINVVPVKISIALGGKSPNPAKAGRAKIVEVARRFGIKAPLLDTPSLPIGSAEVSVLEHAVAYVTFPNKGKSVTPHAVLEVRTGAGDLVWRFDRDGKKPLQAIPASVAADMAGMMSHVVSEGTARRAALDGIPTAGKTGTTNAYRDAWFVGYTGNFTCAVWYGNDDYSPTNRLTGGAMPAQTWHDIMVAAHQGIEIKEIPGIGAGTKLPATAAAANVASSAPDAKPGPPPVLTKRGADILVRVEKLLDDASKTAGRTSSSEPAKPRASSMLAFPESFASATDAPAAAVAPAAPASRKN
- a CDS encoding putative cysteine cluster protein YcgN (CxxCxxCC family) (product_source=COG2983; cog=COG2983; ko=KO:K09160; pfam=PF03692), yielding MLLAEPALHPLEGHFTHFWIDLHGMTARPPRPSAQEGMFWKTKTLEQMSGAEWESLCDGCARCCLEKLEDVDTGKIYYTHVSCKLLDAGLCACKDYANRSDQVPDCVRLTPENVRTLNWLPPSCGYKLVAEGRDLYWWHPLISGNPNTVHEAGVSVRGRVQGTEDTVADDDLQDHMVTWPGVLPRRAKLKKRPA
- a CDS encoding EmrB/QacA subfamily drug resistance transporter (product_source=TIGR00711; cath_funfam=1.20.1250.20; cog=COG0477; pfam=PF07690; superfamily=103473; tigrfam=TIGR00711; transmembrane_helix_parts=Inside_1_57,TMhelix_58_80,Outside_81_89,TMhelix_90_112,Inside_113_124,TMhelix_125_147,Outside_148_151,TMhelix_152_171,Inside_172_177,TMhelix_178_200,Outside_201_203,TMhelix_204_226,Inside_227_241,TMhelix_242_264,Outside_265_267,TMhelix_268_290,Inside_291_302,TMhelix_303_325,Outside_326_339,TMhelix_340_362,Inside_363_374,TMhelix_375_397,Outside_398_401,TMhelix_402_424,Inside_425_444,TMhelix_445_467,Outside_468_486,TMhelix_487_509,Inside_510_528) encodes the protein MNKIERQSRAAADQQPLSEEIAQELARLPTEVIDINDAPSIAPKPPLTQREVRTILMSLLLTMFLAALDQTIVATALPTIGRQFGDVTNLSWVITAYLLASTAVAPVFGTLSDIYGRRAMIVTAISLFVAGSVMCALAPNMLVLIVARGLQGLGGGGILPIVQTVISDVVTPRERGQYQAYFSGVWVAAGIGGPILGGLFAEHLHWSMIFWINLPLGVASLGMLLPKMKKIPVFHRRRKVDWLGGLLLMASALVFMLVLTWGGTRFSWASPTIVAMIGAAGVMAFAFVWHALHTDEPFLPLQLMSGSVVPFAMAAGGCAMGAMIGLTVHMPLYYEVVYGLTAGEAGMALIPIAAVSVAGAAFAGRTMTRAKHYKRVAIIGTASSALMGLLLALATPLPLWALLTVLGVFSIGLGTAFPVTVVSIQNAVARAQVGTATGAMNFFRALMASFTVAAFTTILLMALGTDISVNGEHAGSAHAIASADMVTAFRYVFEAAAALLALAAVFLTLMEERPLAGPAKKAAPVLAE